CCGCGTAGTGAGCCAGCTTCATTGTTCCTGTGTAAATACCGGAAAGGCCAAGCGTCACGGTTGGAAGCACATCCCATGAAGATTGGAAATATCCATAAACCGAAGGCGTGTGCAAGAATTCATCGGTTGCCAGTTCCGGCTTCTCCTCAGACCACTCCACAGGATTATCGTATTTGCTGGACTGCACGGTCAAACCGGCTTGGAATTGCCAATAAGGTTTTAGGTAGCGGCCTTCGAGCGTGCCACCAAACACCGTTGCGCCGTCTGCGTTGTGACGCTCAAGAATCTGCACGCCATTGGATGTGCCCATATCTTCAAGCGAAAACGCATCATAAAGTTTTGTATAAAACCCTTCGAGTGTGAATCCCCATTCGTAGCCAATGCCGCGAACGGTATAATCAAATGAGCTGCTCCAGCTCAGAGAACGCTCTTCCTTCAAGTCATCCGCATTTTGAATAATTTGCTGGTTTCCACCCACGCCTTCGATGTGCAAGTCTTCATCAAAGGTCTGCGGCGCACGGAATCCCGTCGCAACGGTTGATCGGAACTGAAGCTCTGGCGAGATATTCACCATGAGGCTTAAACGAGGATTGAAAATCAGATTATCAATTTCGCTGTGCTTATCGACTCGCGCACCGAGCAATAAGGAAAGCATTTGGCTTACTTTCCAGTCATCTTGGACAAAAAAGCCATATTGACGAATGTATTGGTCAATGTATCGTTCATAAGCTGGCTGGCTGTCTTCGAGCTCGTTGTACTGCGTTTCTGCGCCAAAAATGAACTCGGATTTTTCGCCCCAAAGGCCATCAAAAGTTTTGCTATAATGCGCGCCGCCAACAAATACGAGATCTTCAGATTGACCATACGCATTGGGATCTTCGCCGCTGCCGTAGTAGCTATCGCGATCGGTATGACGCAGCGACGCATAAACTGCCACTTTGCTTAAATAATCGCTGGAAAGATATTGCTCATAATTGACGCTACCATTCAGACCGGTGTGCTGTGTGGCCTCTGTTACATCAGCTTGATGCGGTTCAAGGTCGAAATCGTTGCCGCCACGACGATCTTCATAACTGACATGAAACTCCGCTTCCAATCGGCTCAAATCGCTCGGCAAGTAAAAGCCTCTCAATCCAACGGCAATATCTTCCAATTCAGCTAACTCAGAATAGCCATCGCCATTGGCATCGTAATGATTTCGGTCGCGATAATTTCCAAAAAGAAACATGCCCAACGTCCTATTATCAGAAACCAAGCTACTGGCCATGTTTACTTGATTATCTGGAATTTCCCCATCTATGTAAGCTGTATTTGTGGACATCTCAAATGAATTTTCATGAGGCGTTTTTGTGATAATGTTAATCGTGCCGGCAATTGCGTTTCCGCCGTAGAGCGCAGATCCGCCGCCACGAGCCACTTCAACACGATCGATCATAATGGATGGAAAATGCTCCAACCCATACACACCGGCCAACGCACTAATTATCGGACGGCTATTAACCAAAATTTGCGAATACGGCCCTTCTAATCCGTTCATCCGAACCTGATTAAACCCGCAGTTTTGGCAGTTGTTTTCTACACGAACAGCTGGTTGATAATTCAGCCCTTCCGCTAAGTTTAATGATTGGGTGACTTCCATCATTTTTGAATCCACCACATTCACAATAACCGGCACATCTCTTTTGAACTTTTCTGAACGCGTTCCCGTTACAACGAGCTTTTCCGACATGACCGACACGCCCGAGAGCTTCACGACCACTTCGGCCACGCTATTTTCAAACACATCAATTTTTTGCTTCTGCACATTGTATCCAACAAACTGCACTTGAAGCACATAACTTGCTTCAGGAACATTGTTTATTTCAAACGCGCCATCCTCGTCAGTGGTGGCGCCAAGCTCTGTTCCAATTAAAACCACACTGGCTAATTCAATCGGGTTGTTCGACTTAGCGTCAACCACACGACCTTTCACTTTACCCATTTTTTCATCTTGCATTCCAAATGCCACATGTGTTGATAACACTAAAAAACATAATAGCAGTAACCGCTTCATAGATTATATATTTTCTTTTGATTTGAATTATAAATTAGACTTTGTCTAAATTATCATCATACATACATTTTTGCAAACGGGATGGCAACTTTTTTGCAATACTTGAAACATTTCACGAAAAGCGGTGGCACGCAGCAACAGAGGCTGAATAGCTGGAGTGAATTCTATCCGTAGAAATAGGGGGACTTTTAAATCAACAGCAGGGAAATTAGGGTTCTCTTTCGCCTAAGAGCTCTCGCAACGCATTGACCAGAACGGCCTTCCCAAATGGCTTGATTAAAAACTTGTCGATGCCATAATTTT
Above is a window of Chloroherpeton thalassium ATCC 35110 DNA encoding:
- a CDS encoding TonB-dependent receptor, encoding MQDEKMGKVKGRVVDAKSNNPIELASVVLIGTELGATTDEDGAFEINNVPEASYVLQVQFVGYNVQKQKIDVFENSVAEVVVKLSGVSVMSEKLVVTGTRSEKFKRDVPVIVNVVDSKMMEVTQSLNLAEGLNYQPAVRVENNCQNCGFNQVRMNGLEGPYSQILVNSRPIISALAGVYGLEHFPSIMIDRVEVARGGGSALYGGNAIAGTINIITKTPHENSFEMSTNTAYIDGEIPDNQVNMASSLVSDNRTLGMFLFGNYRDRNHYDANGDGYSELAELEDIAVGLRGFYLPSDLSRLEAEFHVSYEDRRGGNDFDLEPHQADVTEATQHTGLNGSVNYEQYLSSDYLSKVAVYASLRHTDRDSYYGSGEDPNAYGQSEDLVFVGGAHYSKTFDGLWGEKSEFIFGAETQYNELEDSQPAYERYIDQYIRQYGFFVQDDWKVSQMLSLLLGARVDKHSEIDNLIFNPRLSLMVNISPELQFRSTVATGFRAPQTFDEDLHIEGVGGNQQIIQNADDLKEERSLSWSSSFDYTVRGIGYEWGFTLEGFYTKLYDAFSLEDMGTSNGVQILERHNADGATVFGGTLEGRYLKPYWQFQAGLTVQSSKYDNPVEWSEEKPELATDEFLHTPSVYGYFQSSWDVLPTVTLGLSGIYTGTMKLAHYAGYIAEDRLEESDPFFELNAKLTYHFAFHENFSHEGFDVSLGVQNIFNSYQDDFDKGADRDAGYIYGPARPRTFFVATKLHF